The genome window TGAaacacattgtgagagacatCATTGACATAACGAGCAGGTTTAGCCTGGTTTGAGTGGTGAGCATTTAAATGAACAGTATTTGTTTGCATATTTACATGATGTACCCAGGAGATGCTGAAGCTGTCCATCATTGACATGATCTTCACGGTGGCCAGCATCTTGCTCATTGACTTCATCAGAGGTTTGGTGGTTCGCTACCTgagtgactgctgctgctgggattTAGAAAGCAAGTTTGTAAGTTGTACTTAAgatgagttttgtgtttttaagcttTAAAGGCAGTTGATTTGAGCAGTTACTGTTCACGGCCAAGCAATAGTCCATCACATACTCAGAAAttcttgtttttacactttggtttttgtaagCCACTGAGAGATTTATATACCAGCAGAATCTCTATTTTGACTTAGTGTAAGCCAGTGAAGAGTCCTGAGAACCTTTCTTTGTTAGGACTCTAACAGCAGTATGCTAAATGAGCTGAAGTTGTTGGACCTGCCTGGACATGAATCCTGTGATGCTTGTTTTTAGGATTTTAGAATGCAGACTTTGTAATTGACATGACTGTTAAAGTTTAACTCCAAGTCTAAGATTGATTGAATTCTTTACGCCACAGACAACTATGTTAGTTTTGTCTTGATTGATCTGGAGAAAATTCAAGCACATCCgatcatttatttgttcaatGCTCTAGCACAGAGCATCTATGCGTCAGTTGGTGACAGAGCAAATAAATTTGGGTGTCACCttaaaatgctgcacagttCTATTTTCTTTCCATGTGATAATTTCTTTGTTGAATGACATTGATCTTGTGGTGGCTAATCTAATACCTTCAGTTTTATTAATGAAGAAGTGAACAAACTCATTGCCTTTTTTAATGGAAGCATATCAGAGGCTGCAATAACACTAAAAATAATATTTGCAGTCTCGCTGAGGTTAGAGAAGAAAGATTGCCTTGTCCTTCTCACTTCTAAATTGTAAATTTTGAGTTTCTTATAGCCTACAGgaggtctgtctgtctatctgtacATGACTCATAAGGCAGGTCTGGACCACTTGTGAAGTTTCTGTACATTTTATGAAAAAGGATGTGAAAATTCAAATTCTTTTAAATCACCTGTGCGTGCAACTTCAGAACGAATCTTTTTGTACGAGTGGTTCATGTTTTTTTGGCTGCACAATCCTGTCAGATGGAAATATTCTAGATGTCTTGTGTATCATTTGTTTATCACATATGCCCCCAAATTCAGCCCAACATATTTGTCATCATGCTTCACTACAGAACATATGCTTGCTCGAGTTAGTTTACAAGGTTAAGGAACTGCTAACCATACAGGGAATGCATTATTTCAGGTGTCCGTTTAGAGTTTCAGTGTTCACAGTTCATTATATCTATGTTTAGGGATTTTCCACCCTTACCAAAGATACTGATATTTTGAGTCTGATATGGTTTTTCAACAAAGCTCCGTTCACTCATTAAAAATTCTCCTATTAGACCTTCATTTAATGTCATTGCATGATCTAAAAACATTTTGGTTGAGAATCtaaaagtggaaaaacatgaacaccACAATAAtgcctttctgtcttttctcagcCTGAATATGGAGAATTCAAGATAGCAGAGAACGTTTTGCACCTGATTTATAACCAAGGAATGATCTGGTAAGTCTTAATATTTGTCTGAAAtaagtgaaagaaaatgaaacattgcGGATATCTTTCTAATTCCACCGTATCACCTTGGCCTTGTCACCGTGTTTGTAATTGAGGATCTAATTCAGAGTTAATAGTTTGGCCTGGCCAGTCTCCATGGCCATGTTTAAAGGACTGTGACCCTCTATAATGTCTCCATTACACCTCTGTGGCTGGCTTGACTGTATTTCCTCAACTCATTTCAGAAATGTCGCCTTGCAGTAATGAACATAATGACGTGAAACCATGAGCTGGTGGATATAATGCCTTTTATATGGGCTGTGACCcttgtggctctgtgtgtgtatgtgttactctctttctttcctccaggATGGGAGcatttttctctccctgtcttcctGCCTTCAACGTGTTGAAGCTGATTGGTCTGATGTATCTGAGGAGCTGGGCTGTCCTCACCTGTAATGTTCCCCACCAGCAGGTGTTTCGAGCCTCCAggtctgagacacacacatgcaaacatgcaaacaacacacatacatgcatgttttttttttgtgggctTTGATAATATATTTGTACCTATTGTTATAGCATACATACTGAAAATACTATTAGTCTGACCTCTGAAGAATCCTAACAAAGACACACGTTGCCAATAGAAACAGTGGAttatgtttgtttctgcagaatGGCAGGAGAAGaaccatttctttctctttttcagcttCCAGCAATATCATCTTATTTACAGCACTGAGCCTCTTAGTCAGGATCACATAATTTGTGGTGGCTGGGCTGCAGTCAAGCAATATAACTGATCCTGCTCTTACGTTTTTATCTCAACCAGGCGTGAGTCTGAAGGGTCATGCGtttggtcgtgtgtgtgtgtgtgtgtgtgtgtgtgtgtgtgtgtgtgtgtgtaaatgtccATAGCTAATCTCGTGTACTACTAGACACATCAGACTAGCATTTGTTGTGTGAATTTATAACTGTATGCGCAAAGGCCTCTCATGGCTGCAgtgagtcatgttttttttgaaaaaatgattttattgaCCGCTGTGTTTTATTTCGCTGTCATATACTGCTGACTCCTCACTTTTCATAACAGGCCGCAAGTGATTAACTGCTTCAGTTTGGAGTCTTGTTTCTGCTAGGGGCGTTAATGTTGGTGGATTCTTTTGATaccattttcactttgaaattgAGTTTACATAGCTGGTGTTTTAGAATCTGCATATTTTTCATTATGTATTCCACTACTCTCATGCATACATGCTGGACTCTCAGCCTTGTCTGCACTCCCTGTTCTCCACCCACAAGCCGCCAGACACACCTGGCAGAGATCTGCATTCACTGTAGTTTGTAATTTTATGCTGTATTAAATTTGTGACATGCATTTAAATAACCCACATTATAACATAAATATAACTGATATACTGTGTGTCATGACTCTGCCCAGGAAGTCACAACACAAAGGGAGACACATAATGATAAAGTTTTACCAAAATGGTGTTTTATTAAACCAAAGTACAAATGCCAACAAAGGATTGTCAACATGTGGGGTGTGGAGCATAGTCAGTGGTGTAAGTGGGCATGAGTGAGGAATGTCTGTGGATGTGGGTGCTGTGTAGtgccaaacaaaacataaagctaaccaaaaaaaagaaaaaccaaaccaaatgaGTGTCGGTAGGCAgaagggagagcagagaaaaaaggcaaacattCACCCACTGCTGTACTGCAGCCAGACTTAAACACCCTGGGAGCACACTGAGGCCCATGGGTAATCCAGTTTACAGCAATGCGCCACCTGCAGTGTGATGTGAGATATAGGTAAAtcacacaagaaacacaagatgACACAGCAGGGGGAATACGCTGTCTTATTTTTCATGggacacacattacacacaagGAGAAGAATGCCATCTGAAAATGAACTTGTAGACATGTGTTTTGATGTATTATTTTGGCTGTGATGGCTGTGCCCTGCATGCCTCATGGCATTATTTCTCGATGAGTTCACCAGGTTAAAACTATGTGTATTTAATCTAAGTTCAaagtacacttttttttttttttttttaatttctcatgATGACTGTGTCAGAATCTATTGGATGTAGTTATGAATGtacaaaaaaatctaatcatATGGTTGACTATGGTTTCACTAATAAACAACTTAATATTACAGATTCTGGGAAATTGAAACTTTCCTTGGAACTAAAAATATTAAAACCTTGTTgaaatcttttcttcttcctcagcatGGCCGTGACAGGACTCTTTTGTATGTGATAGAATTCTAATAGTTAGAAAGATCAAAGTAAAGCTTAATCTtaaacacacaatgcacagaAGAGGATATATAGAAGTctttcgtctctctctctctctctctctctctctctctctctcacacacacacacacacacacacacacacacagctctgtacagtgtgtgtatgtgatccACTCTTTGATAGACATAATCTATATCAGCACACTGCTCCTATTACACATCGTCAGCATGTTTTTCTACCTATTTTTTCTCATCccttttcatttgctgtggTGACAAATCAGTGTGTAGTCCTACAGTACACTATATGCATCTTCCTATACATTACACACAAAGCGCTCAGCCCACTCTGATTTATGTAACAAGGCTGTCATTGCCTCTTTCAGTCCTTATCAGTCACTCCCAGATGTGGTGGAAAATCCaagcagcagccacacacacacacacacacacacacacacacacacacacacacacacacaagcagtccACTAAACAGCTGAGAGATGATTTCATATGAGTCATTAAATGTAGTTGTGcttgaggagagagagattgatACTTACACATTGCTGTTAGTAAAGACGGCTTTTTTTATGCCCCCCACTGATTATTATGGAGTGCTGAGCCACTTGATTCTGTGTAACACTGACAGTATTTCTGTGATAATATGGATTTTGTTTTAGCATCATTGCAGTAGTCCAGTTATTTTTGACCTCAGGCAAGGATGCAGCAAATAAAATGGGAGAATAATCCGCCAGTTGGCTTTCATAGGTAATATAGTCAAAGCTGAATATtatctttaaaatgtttataacacacagagaagcaacaCACCCGACATGAATATTACTGTGTAAGTgagtaaagctttatttatagagcactttttaaaacaaacagctacaaagtgtttcacacacaaaaagataaaaatgaataaacaaataaggtAAAAACCCATTACAATATAGAATGCAGCACAATGAGACAGAGACCAGACAAAAATGAATCAGGATAAAgcccagagtggagattttTAGAAAGGCCTTCCTATAAAGATCTGTTTGAGAAGCCACTTGAAACAGTACACTGATTCAGCAAAGCAGTGGGTTGGGGCTAAAATAGCAAAACACAATTGTATCTTGTTTTGGAGTTGGAGCAGGGGTGGATGAAAGGCCAACATTTGAGGATTGGAGGGGTCGAGAAGTAGAAAACAGgatgaggaaacaggaaatgtaaCTGGGGGCAAGGTTATGCAGAGTCTTTTAAGTAATCACCAGGATCTTGTAGTTTATTCCGATTTACTACAGAAAAAGATACAGAGAAAGAGATCTGTGTATCACTGTCATAACACAGACATGACAGGcttttgaaagcagctgaacaaaTGACCAAGTGGAAGcatgtaaaattaaaaaaataattggTCCAAGGTCTCATCCTTGAGGGACACCACACAGCaagggagctgaggaggacacaTGGTTGTTGACATGGACATTAAAATATTGATCGATCTGTCAAATTGGAGTGAAACCATTTTAAAGCTGTACCAGAAATGGCAACACAGTTAAGTAACCTATAATGTAAAATGGCATGATCAAAGGCAGCAGTTAATAGAGTATCATGAGAATGGAATATTCACCTGTGTTCTGCATGCATAAAAATATCATTGGTTACTCTCAGTGAAGAGGTCTGGAGGTGTATGGAGTGAAAGCATCAAGCCAGGATGTACACAAATCATTAAACCAAGAAGCTTGGTTGTTAATAATGGCTGCAGACTGCTCATTAAAGATGCAAGATTGGATTTATGTTATTGTAATAGGTAATAAAGGTGCATCAAAGGTAATACATTTGTATTACAGACAAGGTCAATCACTGCTGCACAAACtttaaatatttacaaatgCTTAAAAAATCTGTGGAAATTAGTTTGAAGGGTCAGGGTGAATGATAAAGTCACATACTACAAAGGCTTTATCACATTTAAGCACAGAGGACAGTAACTCTCAGAGTTCTTTGATGAAACCCATATATGAGTTGAGACATCAATAAATGATTACACTACAAATTGGGTCATCACCCACAATTAAGTTAAAATTTCAAAATTGATAAAAGAACTAAAAGTGCGATGATTCTTCAGAACAGCTGCAATACTCCCACCATGGCCAGTTAACCAGGGTGCATTCAGATAATTGTAACTGGGTGGGCAGAGCTCCGGGAAAGGGGAGCACTCCTCAGGTTAAAGTCAGGTCTAGGTTACACGATGCAATTTGATAACTGAGGATGAAAGATTGATATGATAAAAATATTTCGTTATAGTAGTTCAGTGATAAAAGTCCAGTGCACTGTGGAATCTCTTCCCttgcctcagctgctgtgctgatgaCAGTGCTGTCAGGAGACATTGTGATCACACTCGCTGGCTGTTAAAGGAAACGCTAGCGGAGTTGTTTCTACTGTCTGGCGTAGTTTGGATGTTGGCATTCTGTACCAGAGCTTATAAGTGCACAGCTCTAGTTAAAACATCAGCTTTGGGTTTAAAAACGGTTGATTTGTGTCTGTTCCAATGGCAATTGGCTGTATCACACCTCAAAAGATTTGCTTTTAATTTCAAACTACATATAATTTTCATAATTTAGTGCTAGTTGATATGTTATGTTGTGCTCATTCAGGtccaaccttttttttaaagaacataAGTGCATGCTATTTTATCcgctgtgtgtgtaaatgtcacATAAAGCTGACGTTAGGGATGTATGATTTCACATCTGCTCGGTCTAAATGTCCCAGCTGTCTTTCAACAGGATGTTAATTAAGAGCAATAGTGGTCTTATTGGGTTTCCACCTAATGAACAGAATGCAGTAGCCAAGGTTTTGAAGAACAGTGTCTATAAAAATTATTCCCCGGgttgcttcttctttttaaacttGTTCTTATTCAGCCTTTCTTGACAAGATTTACACCTCTTTCACTGAAATGTTCCAATAGGTCTAAATGGGACTGGACAGTGTGAATACGCTTGTAACTTATGTCCTTATGCACACATGTTTTCATGGTTTCAGATGTGCTTTTAGCTTTACATCTCTATGCATGACGTACCAGACTATAGGCCTTAGAACAAttgagacagaaaataaaacaaagctaGTGAAAGTAAAAATGCTTCGTGCTCTTACAAACAGCACAGCTTATCTGAGGTAGATGGATGAGGCAAGACATTTTACAGCTTCTCCCTCTGTAATCTGTAAGTTTTTCCTCATGGACTTAAATTTCTGTGGCATTTTGCTGAATTGTTCAGCAGattaaatgtctgaaaacaacaggaGTGTGAACATTGttcattttaacacacacattgtctTTGCTTTGTATTTTTAGATCAAACAATTTCTACTTGGCGATGCTGCTTTTCATGCTGTTTCTTTGTATGCTACCCACCATCTTTGCCATAGTGAGATACAGACCATCACAGCACTGTGGACCATTCAGGTAAACACATAGTATCAAAAGATGTTTGTTGAACACTTCTACCAGGGTGATATCAATGTCTGATGCACATTTATTTACTACAGTGACATTGGACAACAGGTGAGCTTGCTTCTGACCCCGTATAAGCAGCCACAGTGCTGGACAAACATCTCTGcaatgagcagaaacacacacccatTTCACAACTTGTCGACATGTCCTTCAAGCTGTGCGAaaggtgtttttaaatgtgaagtGTCTTTGTTCATGAGGTCAGCAGACAGTTCTTTCTGTACTTTGGACCACAGTTTGGACAGCGTTTCTCACTTCAGTCACAACGTACCTGATGCTGTCTCTGAGCTTGGATGTGAATGCAACTGCTGCCTGCTTCCTTAGGTGTAGTTGTGTTATATTATTTCTAAATGTTAACGTAAATTAAGTGCTTAAATGTGTATTTCAGTGGCCAAGAGAAGATTTATGACATCATCTCTGAGACAGTAGCCAGTGACTTCCCCCTGTGGTTCAGCAAAGTGATGAGTTACGTCACCAGCCCTGTCGTAGTGCTGCCAGCACTGCTGCTACTGTTGtaagactgcacacacacacacacacacacacacacacacactatatatatatatatatatatatatatctcaacAAGCGATCGtgactttgtctctgtttgtttcagcatGCTGATATACTATCTCCAGGCCATAGCCAGATCCCTCAAATTCACCAACAACCAGCTGAGAATGCAGCTCCAGACTGTGAGTTTCTGATGAGTCATTGTCATACTGGATCAAGCAATCTTAATTTGAACATATATCATTTAGGACTGACTCAAAATATGTCTAGATGCTTCTCAATCATCGCACATTTATACTGtcccaaatgtgtgtgtctgtacacaaactgacagagagctgaggcCTCAAGAGAAAGTCAGAGGTTGGTGTAAATTTGAATGccctttgctgttgttgtccTTCAAATCAAAGTATTTTAGTAATGGAAATGATAATGAAATACATTATCGATTGCTTGATGCTAATAccactgtggctcaggaggttgAGCGGCCGTCCACTCATCAGACAGGCGGTGGTTTGATACAGTCTACATGTTGGAAGTATCCAAGATACAACAGGAAAAACCACAGCTAGTCATACCTACCATTGCAGTATAACAACACTGGCAGTATtaacatgtaaataaataatgtatttaattgcaataaaacaaaatgtgttacaTGACATGTACAATCAGatttaaatgtaaatagaaTTTATAAGCAGTGCTTTCCAAGGATGGAAGGTGGAAAAGATAAGATAGCTGAAGCTACAAGATGACCACATGTAATGTAACAACTGAAGGATTTCCTGATCATGATTTCTAAACCATGAACCTGGTTGTGTCCTGCGACTAAAATAACCAATAAACACAGTCGCCAAAAGTGAAAAAGGAGAATAATGAATTACTCCCAAATGACCACTGACAGAGGAAAATACTAAAAACAGATTCAGAGTTCTTACGGAGCCTGGCAACATTTGGACTGAGtggacattttacatttaaaaaataaatgatgaacatgatgaaTCTAATCATACCACTGTTTCAAGACTGATCCAAATAGGATTACAGACATTAAtcagcaacaattttgataaccATTTTAAATCACTTATGAGCAAAATGCAGAATGCAATTATGTAAAAGAACCCATAGATGCAGTCCTAAACCGAATATTACAGACAATGACACCCAGTGGTCTCAGCAAGCTTTCCTTTAATCTCCTCAGGAGCGGACTGAGGACAAGAAGAAAGTCTTCCAGATGGCTGCAGGTATCTGCTATATTTTCAGGCCTCCTGTGTTTGTTCCATCATTGCTTGTAGTGTTGTGACACTCACCCTGTGACATTTAACTCAACCTTAGCGAGACTGCAGGCTCCAGAGGCTGCAGCGGATAAAAAGCCAGATCAGGAGGAGAGTGACATCACAAGCCAAGAGGCCTCTATCCACGCTCCATCTCCCCGACGGAATGGCAGCGTCACAAACTTTCATTCTCCTGTTCGTCATGGAAACAGTATCCGCACCATTACCCAATCAGCATCAAGGGCAGACCTGAACAGAGGAAGTGTGGCTGGATCTGTCAGAAGTCCAACAGTGACCATACGGCCCAAACACAGGCTGGAGCACATACCTAAtaggtctcacacacactgacatgttacttgttgttgttgcaggttGACTTTAGACAACAGGTGACCTCTTACATGATGGATATAGTCCAATTTTATTGACTACGAATATAATGTAGAATTGAAATAGTGACAAAGTAGCCAATGGGAATGTCTAATACAGGGGTggatgtttttccatttcaattTGTAGAACATCCTTCATGAGCTAAACTACtcatattcaattcaattcaacttTATTCCAGCCTCATAGGTCCAAttactaaaaaataaataaatttaaaaaaggacAATAACACAGAGATGTAATCATTGCTGCTCATAAGTCTACAGTGATTACCATGCATCACTATGGGGACGCTCAGTTAAAGCCATTATATACACAATTTTTGAGGCAGTTAATCgacacatacattcatacatgaaATACCTCAACATGACAAGAAAGGTAGGAACGTTACTCCTCACAAACATAAGGCTTGCACTTGTCCATCTTGGGAGCGTGAGCAAAATTCTAAATGCATCATTAAACACCACATGATGCCTAGTAGGCTCTGAAAGGGCTGTTTTAACATCCTCTGTACATGTGAATTTGAGGTGCCTGcatatttgcttgtgtgtgcaaTTTGCAACACTGGTGCTGCACATCCCTAACATGATACGGTTACACACATTATGATACACAGCCCTGCAGCTCCTTGAGATAATCTTAGTTTCATACACACGACAAGCTGCATTCAAAGTTGATAAGTTTTGgtcactggtaacaggtgattgtATAATGAGTGGGTGTGGAAGGGGCATCCTCAATAGGCTCAGTTGttcaagcaaggatggagcgaggttcaccactttgttgaatggatgaaaatgaatgcatcaaATATTGGGATTGTGGTTCAATCTCTGGTCCCTGCACTTTACaagctgaagtgtccttgagcaagatactgaatGGCAAATTGCTCCCGATACTGtgccacttgtgtgtgtgtgtgagagagagagagaatggttATCACTCCTGATGAATAGGTAGCACCTTGCATGGTAGCATCTGCCACCAgtgtaagaatgtgtgtgtgaatgggtgaatgctgacttgtgttgtaaagtgctCTGAGTGGTCGGTAACCTAAAAATGCACTATATAAATGTAGTCCATTTACCATCACTGctgaacaaaagacaaatcatACCAAAAAGTTAGTTTTTTAAGTGTATTTAAATTTCATTGAAACACACtggtcatttgttttcattcatttcagttgAACAGTGATTGAAGCCTGTTCCACACAGGGAATCATGCCTCAAATAATTTTGTCCAAATGATGAGATGTTATGTAGCAATGCAGCGCAGACATTTCAGATCAGGTCATGCTTTTGAACAGCATTATGCAGTGACAATACCAACAACAATTACACAATAATAGATTATTCTTATGTGTTGTCTCATAACAGGCCCCCACCATTTCTAGGTGGTCCTAGTGGTACCTGCAGGTCCAAGTCCTACCACCACATGGCGTATAATCCTCCAGCTTGCTGTTCTGACAACATCCACTCTGACCCCCTGTGCAGAAAGACCATGCGCTCCATACATCCTGTTGAGGCTGCCGGGATCATCACTGCACAGAGCTATGGAGGACGACGTGGTCACACCACCCGGTATGTGATCGTTAATGAGCATGAGCCCAGGAAGAAGCTGCTGCGCTCTGCTACACGGATCCCACGCCATTACCTCATGAAGGAGTCTGCAGAGATCCTGGAGCTGTACCCACGCAACATCAAACGCTACACACCCCGCACCATTCACCAGCAGCCACATCCTCACCGGTCCCACCCTTTACAGCAGCATCtgagtgaagaggaagaggaggaggaagagggaaaaggcAGGAGAAGGATGTCATTAGGGAAGGCTCATCGGCCCCGTTCcctctcagacctccaccagCCAGCACACTTCTACATTGGTGACCGTGTAGAGAGCCACACGTCCatggctgcagacagcagcactgctCAAGGAAGATATGGAGTgcaagaggaggatgaagcagAGGATGGTGAAGGAGAAATGGACTGGGGAGATTTAGAGTCACATTCCCGGTTCAAGTCCACTGTGAGAGGAGCACACCCTCTTCTTGTGCGAACCAGGCGTCACATTCATTCCCCCGGAAGACACCATCAGTCCCCGGCCAGGAGCAGGCACATGGAGTCTTATGTGAAGCCCAAGACGAGACCAAAGCTGGAGACCCCTCTGACTGAGTCAGACTCAGCCTCCCTGGCCTCCAGCAGCGAccagcagaacagcagcactgaccaGTACATTCAAGTCATCCACAACAAGGAGCGCTGTCTCAAGTCTGATACCAGCCAAGGAAAGCTGGCCAAAAAAATTTCCAAAACCAGCTTTGATATAAATTTCGCAGAGTCAAATGATCTGGTCTCCTCCAATGTATAACATATTTACTAAAATGATTTATTctgttgaaatgtttctcaaaatACCACGCACATAGCCTGCTATATAGAGTGCTACTATATGCTAGGGGTTAATACACTGAAAGCACAGAGAGTAATTGTCATTATATCTCTCTcctatgtatgtgtgtagttttgtgtcat of Chaetodon auriga isolate fChaAug3 chromosome 1, fChaAug3.hap1, whole genome shotgun sequence contains these proteins:
- the tmc3 gene encoding transmembrane channel-like protein 3, translating into MSTVSEPLVGSSRSLSAAKRHKSVRKNSRRIYSAYQDHQQGSSDDEDKDDERVDSNDPEEMFQNIQYQKEIIANIRTRPWPMRRKLKVLKQAREIVLKYEGRLTRTRGYQTAGADLLKKISRVLYNVVVVFIPWEVRIKKIESHFGSGVASYFIFLRWLFGINIVLTIMTGAFIVLPELLAGAPFGTTRSKTIPKEHLASAQDLDTIWSLGGYLQYSVLFYGYYGRVRKIGSAGYRLPLAYFLVGMAVFAYSFIILLRKMAKNSRLSLASASDENFTFCWRIFCAWDYLIGNPEAAESKGAAIINNIREAIVEEQEKKKDTSLAVLISLRILANILVLLSLAGSIYIIYFVVDRSQKLEQEKPELTLWEKNEVSVVVSLITMIAPSAFELVAQLEMYHPRTSLRFQLARVLVLYLGNLYSLIIALLDKVNSMSSAVPVNPGNWSDSSSFLATISQPEVDSLSTLVSEISVSEHRNSTRATMATMLDVTNSGRSSSGSISNQTALFEKNTRSQQDQCWETYVGQEMLKLSIIDMIFTVASILLIDFIRGLVVRYLSDCCCWDLESKFPEYGEFKIAENVLHLIYNQGMIWMGAFFSPCLPAFNVLKLIGLMYLRSWAVLTCNVPHQQVFRASRSNNFYLAMLLFMLFLCMLPTIFAIVRYRPSQHCGPFSGQEKIYDIISETVASDFPLWFSKVMSYVTSPVVVLPALLLLFMLIYYLQAIARSLKFTNNQLRMQLQTERTEDKKKVFQMAAARLQAPEAAADKKPDQEESDITSQEASIHAPSPRRNGSVTNFHSPVRHGNSIRTITQSASRADLNRGSVAGSVRSPTVTIRPKHRLEHIPNRPPPFLGGPSGTCRSKSYHHMAYNPPACCSDNIHSDPLCRKTMRSIHPVEAAGIITAQSYGGRRGHTTRYVIVNEHEPRKKLLRSATRIPRHYLMKESAEILELYPRNIKRYTPRTIHQQPHPHRSHPLQQHLSEEEEEEEEGKGRRRMSLGKAHRPRSLSDLHQPAHFYIGDRVESHTSMAADSSTAQGRYGVQEEDEAEDGEGEMDWGDLESHSRFKSTVRGAHPLLVRTRRHIHSPGRHHQSPARSRHMESYVKPKTRPKLETPLTESDSASLASSSDQQNSSTDQYIQVIHNKERCLKSDTSQGKLAKKISKTSFDINFAESNDLVSSNV